One genomic window of Arachis stenosperma cultivar V10309 chromosome 10, arast.V10309.gnm1.PFL2, whole genome shotgun sequence includes the following:
- the LOC130957696 gene encoding uncharacterized protein LOC130957696 encodes MAAESSMSSRSKSSSHGRLLLCSHGERLVLRTSETKENYGRRFRGYVYYEVHEGCNFFRWVEPETEMENPEIVRMKKKVASLKSRTKAAEWKLMVIAVLGFFGWVGFLYLLL; translated from the exons ATGGCCGCCGAAAGCTCAATGTCGTCTCGAAGCAAATCTTCCTCGCATGGTAGGTTGTTGCTTTGTTCCCATGGTGAGAGGCTAGTGCTGCGAACGTCGGAGACGAAGGAGAACTACGGGCGCAGATTCCGGGGCTATGTTTACTATGAg GTGCATGAAGGTTGCAACTTCTTTCGTTGGGTAGAGCCAGAGACAGAGATGGAAAATCCAGAAATTgtaagaatgaagaagaaggttGCCTCCCTGAAATCAAGGACGAAAGCGGCAGAGTGGAAGTTAATGGTCATTGCTGTGTTAGGATTTTTTGGGTGGGTTGGGTTCCTGTATCTGCTGCTGTAG
- the LOC130957697 gene encoding uncharacterized protein LOC130957697, with the protein MGQYKWKVDTVYASREEFKDTVIAYAVHIARAIRFRKCDLQRVRAVCSGDCPFWVYAAKIRGEETWQLCSMNLTHTCTQSHRVGILHSKWFGKAFKKKVEANPKGTFREQYKRIYDYGQELMRANPGSSVRIQVQRSPDLDNEAPASSRTSYCIFQRIYVCLEACKQSFQHCRDFIGLDGCFLKTPQGGQMLTAIGWDPNDQMLPIAYAVVEVETKDSWTWFLSHLASDVGLEKMGRATFMSDQQKGLLPAYEEVIPGVDNRFCVRHLYNNFRKRFPGLQLKKLMWKCAKATHWRDWERHMAELKAVNQEAYMYLITIPPRYWSRSKFSYNSKVDTLVNNMSESFNSAIVDAR; encoded by the exons ATGGGACAATACAAATGGAAAGTTGACACAGTGTATGCATCTCGAGAGGAGTTCAAGGACACTGTAATTGCTTATGCTGTGCATATCGCAAGGGCAATCAGGTTTAGGAAGTGTGATTTGCAGAGGGTTAGGGCTGTTTGTTCGGGTGATTGTCCTTTTTGGGTTTATGCTGCAAAAATCAGAGGTGAGGAAACTTGGCAGCTATGCAGCATGAACTTGACACACACATGCACACAATCACACAGGGTGGGGATTTTACACTCGAAGTGGTTCGGCAAGGCGTTTAAGAAGAAGGTTGAAGCTAATCCGAAG GGAACCTTCCGAGAGCAGTATAAAAGGATTTATGACTATGGACAGGAGCTGATGAGGGCAAATCCAGGGTCCTCAGTTCGCATACAAGTGCAGAGGTCCCCAGATCTTGATAATGAAGCACCAGCATCATCCAGGACCAGTTACTGCATCTTTCAGAGGATCTATGTGTGCTTGGAAGCATGCAAGCAGAGCTTCCAGCATTGCAGGGATTTCATTGGCCTAGATGGGTGCTTTTTGAAGACACCCCAGGGAGGACAAATGCTCACTGCAATTGGTTGGGATCCCAACGATCAAATGCTGCCGATTGCATATGCGGTTGTAGAGGTCGAGACGAAGGACTCATGGACTTGGTTTCTAAGTCATCTTGCATCTGATGTTGGGCTTGAGAAGATGGGAAGAGCTACCTTCATGTCTGACCAACAGAAA GGTTTATTGCCAGCATATGAAGAGGTTATACCAGGAGTGGATAATCGGTTCTGTGTGAGACACTTGTACAACAACTTCAGGAAAAGGTTTCCAGGGTTACAATTGAAGAAACTGATGTGGAAGTGTGCTAAGGCGACTCACTGGAGGGATTGGGAGAGGCACATGGCCGAGTTGAAAGCTGTGAATCAGGAAGCCTATATGTACCTAATTACTATCCCTCCTAGGTATTGGTCTAGATCTAAGTTCAGCTACAACTCTAAAGTAGATACACTGGTTAATAACATGTCTGAGAGCTTTAATTCTGCCATAGTTGATGCTAGATAG